The following are encoded together in the Cyanobacterium aponinum PCC 10605 genome:
- a CDS encoding SpoIID/LytB domain-containing protein, with the protein MSKKLILQWLGKFSLLSLLWLIFSPSAQAALELRVAIKKGANSLQVGSSTPAVVKDNAGRVVGQVAGMNSFVSKVQGGNVNLSQWKSNRLWLEPSGDGVVWIGDRWYRGRVLLVPQGKGITAINYVDLEDYLYSVVGAEAIPSWPKDALKAQAVAARTYALYKRNSGRNQIFDLDTTTATQVYKGLSSEYTTTHQAVRETMGEVMTYNNQIILAVFHSSSGGHTENVEDIWVSPLPYLRGVVDYDQNSPVFSWNKSVSPSTMNRIVGGVGNIQALIPQKTTPQGRIVTMKIVGDRTTKNVAGSDLRKALDLRSTLFRVSLGGNSLQVSGRGFGHGLGLSQWGAQYLAQNGVNYRQILAHYYRNAKLSTLKTQ; encoded by the coding sequence ATGAGTAAAAAATTAATATTACAATGGTTGGGTAAGTTTAGCTTATTATCTTTACTCTGGTTAATCTTTAGTCCATCTGCCCAAGCCGCTTTAGAATTAAGAGTTGCAATCAAAAAAGGTGCTAATTCTTTACAGGTAGGTAGTTCAACCCCAGCAGTTGTGAAAGATAATGCAGGGCGGGTTGTAGGACAAGTTGCAGGGATGAATTCTTTTGTATCCAAAGTACAAGGAGGTAATGTTAATCTTAGTCAATGGAAATCCAATCGTTTATGGTTAGAGCCTAGTGGCGATGGGGTTGTCTGGATTGGCGATCGCTGGTATCGTGGAAGAGTGCTATTAGTACCTCAAGGTAAAGGAATTACAGCAATTAACTATGTGGATTTAGAAGATTATCTATATAGTGTTGTCGGTGCAGAGGCAATTCCTAGTTGGCCTAAAGACGCACTGAAGGCTCAAGCCGTAGCCGCCAGAACTTACGCCCTATATAAACGAAATAGTGGACGTAATCAAATTTTTGATTTAGATACAACTACCGCTACTCAGGTTTATAAAGGTTTAAGCAGTGAATATACCACTACCCATCAAGCAGTGAGGGAAACTATGGGGGAGGTAATGACTTACAACAACCAAATTATTTTAGCGGTATTTCATTCTTCTTCTGGTGGTCATACGGAAAATGTCGAAGATATTTGGGTATCTCCCTTACCCTATCTTAGAGGAGTAGTCGATTACGATCAAAACTCCCCTGTATTTAGTTGGAATAAAAGCGTTTCTCCTTCTACCATGAATAGAATTGTTGGTGGTGTCGGCAACATCCAAGCCCTAATCCCCCAAAAAACCACTCCCCAAGGCAGAATCGTAACCATGAAAATTGTAGGAGATCGCACCACTAAAAACGTCGCAGGTAGTGATTTACGCAAAGCTCTTGATTTAAGAAGCACATTATTTCGTGTCTCTTTAGGAGGAAATAGCTTACAAGTATCAGGTAGAGGATTTGGTCACGGCTTAGGGTTAAGTCAGTGGGGAGCTCAATATTTAGCCCAAAATGGTGTTAACTATCGTCAAATTTTAGCTCATTATTATCGTAATGCGAAGTTATCTACTTTGAAAACACAATAG
- a CDS encoding Gfo/Idh/MocA family protein: MIKVGLVGTGYAAQRRAEAFQANPLTELVAVVGNSVETTASFCETYGIPSVSGWQQLVNDSSLDLICISNINRDHGMIVRGALLADKHVIVEFPLTINPDEAEELLSLAQEKNKLLHVEHIEILGGVHQAIRANLSAIGDPFLARYTTILPKSSLMNKWTFNYEYYGFPFIAALSRINRFTDLFGEVDSVSCYGRFWDAEKVGYFSACYTQAQLSFKNGLLACLTYGKGEQFKSSDRTLEIYGTQGTLRFEGETGKIIRDGEENAIEVGTRRGLFVKDTEAVIDYLTTGKPLYIENKASVYALRVANATLKAYQSQSICKV; encoded by the coding sequence ATGATTAAAGTTGGTTTAGTTGGTACGGGATATGCGGCTCAAAGACGGGCGGAGGCTTTTCAAGCAAATCCTTTAACTGAGTTGGTGGCGGTGGTGGGTAACAGTGTGGAAACAACAGCTAGTTTTTGTGAAACCTATGGCATTCCCTCGGTTTCTGGTTGGCAACAGTTAGTAAATGATTCTAGTTTAGATTTAATTTGCATTTCTAATATTAATCGGGATCATGGAATGATTGTAAGAGGTGCTTTATTAGCTGATAAACACGTTATTGTTGAGTTCCCTTTAACTATTAATCCTGATGAGGCGGAGGAGTTGCTAAGTTTAGCACAAGAAAAAAATAAGTTACTTCATGTAGAACATATCGAAATTTTGGGAGGAGTGCATCAAGCGATTAGGGCTAATTTATCAGCGATTGGCGATCCTTTTTTAGCTCGTTATACGACTATTTTGCCCAAGAGTAGTTTAATGAATAAGTGGACTTTTAACTATGAGTATTATGGTTTCCCTTTTATAGCGGCTCTTTCTCGCATTAATCGTTTTACTGATTTATTTGGAGAAGTGGATTCGGTAAGTTGTTATGGGCGTTTTTGGGATGCTGAAAAGGTTGGTTATTTTTCTGCTTGTTATACTCAAGCACAGTTATCTTTCAAGAATGGTTTATTAGCTTGTTTAACTTATGGCAAGGGTGAACAATTCAAAAGCAGCGATCGCACCTTAGAAATTTATGGTACTCAAGGGACGTTAAGATTCGAGGGGGAAACAGGTAAGATTATAAGGGATGGAGAAGAAAATGCGATCGAAGTTGGTACAAGGCGAGGACTCTTTGTTAAAGATACAGAAGCAGTTATCGATTATTTAACTACAGGAAAACCTCTTTATATTGAAAATAAAGCCAGTGTTTATGCTCTAAGAGTAGCCAATGCAACCCTCAAGGCTTATCAAAGTCAATCAATATGTAAAGTTTAA
- a CDS encoding right-handed parallel beta-helix repeat-containing protein, which produces MFEIDIEALQAEFDRIVASFGTPSDSFVEDTERWIEDNSIILQELNGGGGGLEKVFLTVTTFEDQNDGGDRNGLSLRDAILRAKADPSKEYVINLPAGVYELSIQGNEDSLFPSDNPNLPGEVDDIVARTGDLDVETRVTIVGVGSGSTTINGTALGDRIFDVREGGLLSLSGVTIEDGIAENALDENGSSGGGIRINTGASAIINNSIIKNNSTAINTDTDNNNGGGIANFGDTEIINSIISGNLSGDDAGGIYNEGTLNIRNSTIAGNFANAAAVEVIEAGGGGLYTFGGTVQILNSTISGNITGDAGGGILSQDATVSIINSTITNNSSQIGSGITVLGANNPLLLQNSIVAGNLDSSDIEGFFTENSSYNLIGDGNGIILDGFNNNIVGDIVNPLDPLLGDLQDNGGYTPTHLPLRGSPVINAGNNEIASSQVGNSDQRGYARIIGGTVDIGSTESGATPRSALNNPIYRFQNTEIPGTYLYVGEEERQSILNNYPKFEEEGFAFSVATQPGDGLIPIYRFQNTQIQGTYLYVGQEERQSILQSFPQFREEGLAFYAFGANANQADSLYRFQNDNLPGTYLFVGQNERQSILQNYSNFSEEGIAFEAAF; this is translated from the coding sequence ATGTTTGAAATTGATATAGAAGCCCTCCAAGCAGAATTCGATCGCATCGTTGCCTCTTTTGGTACTCCTTCCGATAGTTTTGTGGAAGATACAGAAAGATGGATAGAAGATAATTCCATTATCCTACAAGAACTTAATGGCGGTGGTGGTGGATTAGAAAAAGTTTTTCTGACTGTAACTACTTTCGAGGATCAAAATGACGGCGGAGACAGAAATGGTTTATCCCTTCGAGATGCTATTTTAAGGGCAAAAGCAGACCCTAGCAAAGAATATGTTATCAACCTTCCTGCAGGGGTTTACGAGTTGTCTATTCAGGGTAACGAAGACTCCTTATTTCCCAGTGACAATCCTAATTTACCCGGTGAAGTAGATGACATCGTAGCTCGTACAGGAGATTTAGATGTTGAAACCAGAGTTACCATTGTGGGAGTCGGCTCAGGCTCAACTACCATTAATGGTACGGCTCTAGGCGATCGCATTTTTGATGTTCGAGAAGGAGGATTACTTTCCCTTAGTGGAGTTACTATCGAGGATGGAATTGCCGAAAACGCCCTTGATGAAAATGGTAGTAGCGGCGGAGGTATTCGCATTAACACAGGGGCTTCCGCTATTATCAATAATAGTATTATCAAAAATAATTCCACTGCCATTAACACCGACACAGATAATAATAATGGAGGGGGTATAGCCAACTTCGGAGATACAGAAATAATTAACAGCATTATTTCAGGCAACCTCTCAGGAGATGACGCAGGGGGTATCTATAACGAAGGAACATTAAATATTCGTAATAGCACCATAGCGGGTAACTTCGCCAATGCCGCCGCCGTAGAAGTGATTGAAGCAGGAGGGGGAGGGCTTTACACCTTCGGAGGAACAGTACAAATACTAAATAGCACTATCTCTGGTAATATTACAGGAGACGCAGGGGGAGGTATTCTCAGCCAAGATGCCACCGTTTCTATTATCAATTCAACTATTACGAATAATAGCTCTCAAATTGGCTCAGGTATTACCGTTTTAGGAGCAAATAACCCTCTTTTACTGCAAAACAGTATTGTTGCAGGAAACTTAGATAGTAGTGATATTGAGGGATTTTTTACCGAAAATAGCTCTTATAACCTTATTGGCGATGGTAACGGTATTATTTTAGATGGATTTAACAATAATATTGTCGGAGACATCGTTAATCCATTAGATCCTCTGTTGGGAGATTTACAAGATAATGGTGGTTATACTCCTACCCATTTGCCCCTCAGAGGTAGCCCTGTCATAAATGCAGGAAATAACGAAATTGCTTCGTCTCAAGTGGGCAATTCAGACCAAAGAGGTTATGCCCGTATAATTGGAGGTACAGTGGATATAGGTAGTACAGAAAGCGGTGCAACCCCTCGCTCTGCCTTAAATAATCCCATATATCGCTTCCAGAATACAGAAATACCCGGTACATATCTTTATGTGGGGGAAGAAGAAAGACAAAGCATTTTAAATAATTATCCCAAATTTGAAGAAGAAGGATTTGCTTTTAGTGTTGCTACCCAACCGGGAGATGGATTAATTCCCATTTACCGTTTCCAAAACACCCAAATACAAGGAACATATCTTTATGTAGGGCAGGAGGAAAGACAAAGTATTTTACAAAGTTTCCCTCAATTCCGAGAAGAGGGATTAGCTTTTTATGCTTTTGGGGCTAATGCTAATCAAGCCGACAGCTTATATCGTTTCCAAAACGATAATTTACCCGGTACATATTTATTTGTAGGGCAGAATGAAAGACAAAGCATTCTTCAAAACTATTCCAATTTTTCCGAAGAGGGCATTGCTTTTGAGGCGGCTTTTTAA
- a CDS encoding DUF2256 domain-containing protein, producing the protein MAKQRKKSDFPTKICPVCGLSFTWRKKWSKCWDDVKYCSEKCRRQK; encoded by the coding sequence ATGGCAAAGCAGAGAAAAAAATCTGATTTCCCCACCAAAATCTGTCCTGTTTGTGGTTTATCTTTTACATGGCGCAAAAAATGGTCTAAATGTTGGGATGATGTTAAATATTGTTCTGAAAAATGTCGTCGCCAAAAATAA
- a CDS encoding L-threonylcarbamoyladenylate synthase, producing the protein MAILYELNPDNPQSRSIEQIASALKDGAIMLYPTDTVYAIGCDINVKSAVEKVRTLKRLANDKPLTFLCSSLSKISEYAIVTDEAYYIMKRLIPGPYTFLLPATKLVPKLVMSPKRKTTGIRVPDQNVCQAILTTLNNPVISTSAHINDEEGYSPSDDWEKAKLFDYFDKLVDIIIDDYTDPGYQVSTILDFSTENPAVVRQGLGWEELEKWFNFNN; encoded by the coding sequence ATGGCCATTTTATACGAATTAAATCCTGATAATCCTCAAAGCAGAAGTATTGAGCAAATAGCATCAGCATTGAAAGATGGAGCAATCATGCTTTATCCCACGGATACTGTTTATGCCATTGGTTGTGATATTAATGTTAAAAGTGCCGTAGAAAAAGTGAGAACTTTAAAACGTCTTGCCAATGATAAACCATTAACCTTTCTTTGTTCTTCTTTGTCGAAAATTTCTGAATATGCGATCGTGACTGATGAAGCCTACTATATCATGAAAAGATTAATACCCGGTCCTTACACTTTTCTTTTACCTGCCACGAAATTAGTGCCAAAACTGGTTATGTCACCAAAACGCAAAACCACTGGTATTCGAGTGCCAGATCAAAACGTTTGTCAAGCAATTTTAACAACTCTTAATAATCCAGTTATTTCCACCTCTGCTCATATCAATGATGAAGAAGGATATTCTCCCTCTGATGACTGGGAAAAGGCAAAATTATTTGATTACTTTGATAAACTGGTTGATATTATTATTGATGACTATACAGATCCGGGGTATCAAGTTTCAACAATTTTAGATTTTTCCACAGAAAATCCCGCCGTAGTACGACAAGGTTTAGGGTGGGAGGAACTAGAAAAATGGTTTAACTTCAATAATTAG
- the larC gene encoding nickel pincer cofactor biosynthesis protein LarC — MSKIAYLQCTTGIAGDMFLGALVSAGVPLGYLEKSLESLNIIQEYKLQEETVTRNGLGATKIHVHLTSHSHHHHRHLADIEHIINQSNLAPQIKANSLAIFRQLAIAEAKVHNTTIDKVHFHEVGAVDAIVDIVGTCIGLDYLGIEKLYCSSLPTGGGTVKVAHGILPVPVPAVLELLRSRKIPIYSNGIEKELVTPTGAAIVATLTESFGQPPKMSLEKIGNGAGSQDLSLPNILRLWIGEMELSNLEEVAVLETQIDDCNPQILAYVLEELLNIGAKDVFTQPVMMKKSRLGVLLTVICDLDKINICENLIFRETTTLGIRRQIQQRSILEREMTTIKSKYGDIRLKIAKKQGKVVNIHPEYKDCATIARQLDIPINRIQWEVVREFYEKQT; from the coding sequence ATGAGTAAAATCGCTTACTTACAATGCACTACAGGAATAGCAGGGGATATGTTTTTAGGGGCGTTAGTTTCTGCGGGTGTGCCATTAGGATATTTAGAGAAAAGTTTAGAGAGTTTAAATATTATTCAAGAGTATAAATTACAAGAAGAAACAGTAACTAGAAATGGGCTTGGTGCGACAAAAATTCATGTTCATTTAACATCTCATTCTCACCATCATCATAGACATTTAGCAGATATTGAACATATTATTAATCAGAGTAATTTAGCCCCTCAAATTAAGGCTAATAGTTTAGCTATCTTTCGTCAACTTGCGATCGCAGAAGCAAAAGTTCATAATACAACCATAGATAAAGTCCATTTTCATGAAGTGGGGGCAGTAGATGCCATTGTTGATATTGTTGGTACTTGTATCGGATTAGATTATTTAGGGATAGAAAAATTATACTGCTCATCTTTACCCACAGGAGGAGGCACAGTCAAAGTGGCTCACGGAATATTACCAGTACCAGTACCCGCCGTGCTAGAGTTGTTACGAAGCCGTAAAATCCCAATATATAGCAACGGTATCGAAAAAGAATTAGTTACTCCTACAGGGGCGGCAATTGTGGCGACGTTAACGGAAAGTTTTGGACAACCCCCGAAAATGAGTTTAGAGAAGATAGGTAATGGTGCCGGAAGTCAAGATTTATCTCTACCTAATATTTTGCGTCTTTGGATAGGGGAAATGGAATTATCTAATTTAGAGGAAGTAGCAGTCTTAGAAACTCAAATTGATGATTGTAACCCCCAAATTTTGGCTTATGTCTTAGAAGAATTATTAAATATTGGTGCAAAAGATGTTTTTACTCAACCGGTGATGATGAAAAAAAGTCGCCTTGGGGTTTTGTTGACAGTAATTTGTGATCTTGACAAAATCAATATATGTGAAAATCTTATTTTCCGAGAGACTACTACTTTAGGTATTCGCAGACAAATTCAACAAAGATCGATACTAGAGCGAGAAATGACGACTATTAAGAGTAAATATGGTGATATAAGATTAAAAATTGCAAAAAAACAGGGAAAAGTTGTTAATATCCATCCTGAATATAAAGATTGTGCAACCATTGCCCGTCAATTAGATATTCCTATTAATAGGATTCAATGGGAAGTGGTAAGGGAATTTTACGAGAAGCAAACCTGA
- the purU gene encoding formyltetrahydrofolate deformylase, with protein sequence MAVDTATLLVSCPDQQGLVAKIANFIYANGGNIIHADHHTDLEAGLFLSRIEWQLQGFNLPRHLINEAFGELAQRHFVTASPLQAKWKLHFSDTVPKVAIWVSKQDHCLYDLLWRIKSKELKAEVGLIISNHPDLDPIAQQFNIEYHHLPITKENKKEQELKQLELLKNAEIDLVILAKYMQVLSSDFIKEFPAVINIHHSFLPAFIGAKPYHQAYSRGVKIIGATAHYVTQDLDAGPIIEQDVVRISHRDTVQDLIRKGKDLEKIVLARGVRLHLQNRVLVYGNRTVVFG encoded by the coding sequence ATGGCTGTAGATACCGCTACTTTATTAGTATCATGTCCAGATCAACAAGGTTTAGTAGCAAAAATTGCTAATTTTATTTATGCTAATGGGGGTAATATTATTCATGCGGATCATCATACGGATTTAGAAGCTGGTTTATTTCTTTCCCGTATTGAGTGGCAATTACAAGGTTTTAATTTACCTCGGCATCTGATTAATGAAGCCTTTGGTGAGCTCGCGCAGCGCCACTTCGTGACCGCATCTCCTCTACAAGCTAAATGGAAATTACATTTTTCTGATACAGTTCCCAAAGTTGCTATTTGGGTGAGTAAACAAGATCATTGTTTATATGATTTGTTATGGAGGATAAAAAGTAAAGAATTGAAAGCAGAAGTAGGTTTAATTATTAGTAATCATCCAGATTTAGACCCTATTGCTCAACAATTTAATATTGAATATCATCATTTACCTATTACGAAAGAGAATAAAAAAGAGCAAGAGCTTAAACAATTAGAACTACTAAAAAATGCAGAAATAGACTTAGTTATATTAGCTAAATATATGCAGGTTTTAAGTTCAGACTTTATCAAAGAATTTCCCGCAGTAATTAATATTCATCACTCTTTTTTACCCGCTTTTATAGGAGCAAAACCTTATCATCAAGCCTACTCCAGAGGTGTAAAAATTATTGGTGCTACTGCCCATTATGTAACTCAAGATTTAGATGCAGGACCGATTATTGAGCAAGATGTAGTGAGAATTAGTCATAGAGATACAGTACAAGATTTAATTAGAAAAGGGAAAGATTTAGAAAAAATTGTTTTAGCTAGAGGGGTGAGATTACATTTACAAAATCGAGTTTTAGTTTATGGAAATCGTACCGTAGTTTTTGGGTGA
- a CDS encoding glycerophosphodiester phosphodiesterase: MNKDDPQITSPMIIAHRGSSKESPENTLSAFQLAISQGADGIEGDFHLTKDKQVVCIHDSNTARVANTKLIVKNSTLAELKKLDVGYWFNSTFKNEKIPTLNEVLEILPSDKKLFLEIKSDPDIVPYLLSILIDSKINLNQLVIISFNSRILRTIKQQKPELKTLFLVSLKTFNRIKLSNFLVKKLLNKLEDISADGISTSISNFLNETYIHQFISKGYEYHLWTIDNEKIAEQFIKIGVNSITTNTPKIIKQIKYFQTKS, translated from the coding sequence ATGAACAAAGATGATCCTCAAATCACTTCCCCAATGATAATAGCTCATCGAGGTTCATCAAAAGAAAGCCCAGAAAATACACTTTCCGCTTTTCAGTTGGCTATATCTCAAGGAGCAGACGGTATAGAAGGGGATTTTCATTTAACCAAAGACAAGCAGGTTGTTTGTATTCACGATTCCAATACTGCCAGAGTTGCTAATACTAAGTTAATTGTTAAAAATTCTACCTTAGCAGAATTAAAAAAACTTGATGTAGGATATTGGTTTAATTCAACTTTTAAAAACGAAAAAATTCCCACTCTTAATGAAGTTTTAGAAATCTTACCTTCAGATAAAAAGTTATTCTTAGAAATAAAATCAGATCCCGATATTGTACCTTATCTATTAAGTATATTAATTGATAGTAAAATAAATTTAAACCAGTTAGTAATTATTTCTTTCAATAGCAGAATTTTAAGAACGATAAAACAGCAGAAACCAGAGTTAAAAACATTATTTTTAGTTAGTCTCAAAACTTTTAATCGTATTAAACTATCAAATTTTTTAGTTAAGAAATTATTAAATAAATTAGAAGATATTAGTGCAGATGGAATAAGTACTTCTATCTCTAATTTTCTCAATGAAACTTATATTCATCAATTTATTTCAAAAGGATATGAATATCATTTATGGACTATAGATAACGAAAAAATAGCCGAACAATTTATCAAAATAGGGGTAAACTCTATCACAACAAATACACCGAAAATAATTAAACAAATCAAATATTTCCAAACTAAAAGTTAA